The genomic interval GATATGTTCGTACTCAGGGATAAAGATTAGAAGAAAGAAAATGAAGTACTTAATTATAACATTAGCATTACTTATTTTTGCTTTAAACGGTAATGCCCAGCATAAAATTACAGGAAGAGTTGTTTCTGATAAGGATAAAAAACCTTTAGCCGGGGTAACTATCAAAATAGCCGAAAAAAACATAACTATACATACCAGCAGTGATGGTTCTTTCCATCTGATATTGAAATCTGTAACGGATACGCTTGAATTTTCTCATCTGGGTTATAGAAAAAAAAGAGTAGTTGTCAGCGCTGGTAATGAAGAGGTTTTTCTGATTAAATTAGAAGTTCAGGAACAGATTTTGCAAGAAATCAATATAGTTTCGTCTGGTTACCAGAAACTACCCAAAGAAAGATCCACAGGATCTTTTAATTATATAGGGCAGAAAACATTTAACCAGCAGGTGGGGGCTACTGTATTGTCGAGATTAGAGGCAGTAGCGAATGGAATATTTGCAGACAGGAGTACGCTCGGTGGTGCTGGTAGTCTTATTGTAAGAGGATTAAGCACAATTAAAGGACCGAAAGCTGCATTAATTGTCCTGGATAATTTTCCTTATGAGGGAAACCTGGATAACCTGAATCCTAATGATATTGAAAATATAACAGTGCTGAAGGATGCAGCAGCTACCTCGATATGGGGAGCCCGCGCTGGTAATGGTGTAATTGTAATTACTACAAAAACAGGAAGATTTAACCAGCCTTTAACTATTGATTTTAATGTAAATAGTACAATAATCAGTAAACCTGATTTGAGCTATCTGAAACAGATATCTTCTGCTGATTTTATAGGGATTGAAGAATTCCTGTATAGCAAGGGAAAGTATACGGATGATATCAGTTCAATCTACAGGCCAGGGCTTACACCGGTAGTTGAACTATTAATAAGGAAAGATAGAGGAGAACTGTCAGAAGAAGCTTATAACCTTAAAAAAACAGCCTTAAGCTCTATTGATATAAGGGATCAATATGCTCAGCATATTTACAAGCAAGGTTTAAATCAGCAATATGCTTTGAATATTAAAGGTGGGTCAGCGAATAATGCATGGAGCATTTCTACGGGGTACGATCATAATTCTTCGGTATTGGACGTGAAGTACAACAGGTTCTCTATGCGTTTTCAAAATATATTTAAACCTGTTAAAAATTTAGAAATATCAACGAGTGCGTTTTATACACAAAGTAAAAGTAGTTCTGGTAGACCGGCGTATGGGGAAATCAGGTCTGGATCAGACCTGTTCCCTTATGCGCGTTTCGCGGATGAACAGGGAAATCCATTAGCTATAATGAAAAGTAATCGGGTAGGTTATCTCGATACCGCTGGTAACGGACGGTTAATGGACTGGAAATACTATCCGCTGGATGACTATAAGCATGTCGTAAATACGGTATCAATAAGTGATATACTAATTAATGCTGGTGCAAATTATAAGCTGATTAAAGGGTTATACGCAGATGTAAAATATCAGTATGAGCGCCAGCAAACTGGTGGTAACAACTTGAGCGACTTAAATAGTTATTTTGCCAGGGATTTAGTCAATACCTATACGCAGTTTGCTGAGGAAAATAAAATAATTTACAACGTGCCCAAAGGAGGCATACTCGATCAGTCTAATGTTGTTTTACAGGCTCATAACTTAAGAGGGCAGCTGAACTATAGTGGACAATGGGGCAAGCATCAGGTGAGTGCTATTGCCGGTGGTGAACTGAGAAATTCCAGAACTATTTCAGATCAAAACAGAACATATGGGTATGATCAATTATTGAATTACGTAAATGTCGATTATTTGACTCCATTTCCAGAATTTATTGGCGGAAACTTAAGCTATATCACCGATAACAGAAACCTCGAAGAGAATGTGAATCGTTTCGTCTCTGTTTATGCAAATGCCTCCTATACTTACAATGGAAAATATACTTTTTCCATGAGTGGAAGGAGTGATGCTTCTAACCTTTTTGGGGTGAAGACCAATGCAAGATGGAATCCGCTGTGGTCTGCTGGTAGTTCATGGGAACTGAGCAGGGAAAAGTTTTATCAATTTGGATCCATACCTTATTTAAGATTTCGAACCACTTATGGGATTAGTGGAAATGTAGATCCTGCGATGAGTGCAGTGACAACAATTAGCTATAATGGTAATTCTGACTATACTCCGTCACCATATGCTGGATTTAGTAATTTCAGCAATCCTGATTTAACCTGGGAGCGTTCTGCAATGTTGAATCTTGGTTTGGACTTTACATTAAAGGGTAGCAGGGTGAGTGGAAGTGTTGAATATTTTAACAAGCGTGGTACTAATCTTTTTGGCGACGCCCAACTTGATTATACTGGTGGTGTAGGTCCTTCTATTTTGAAAAATGCGGCCAGTACAAGAGGCTATGGCTTTGATGTAGAATTGAACAGTATTAATCTTAAAGTGGGCAATTTTAGCTGGATAAGTAATTGGAATGCAAATTTTTATAAGGAAGAAGTTATTGCATATTATTTACCAAAGCAACCTGTCTCTGCTTATGTAAATGCCAGTCCAAGGATTTCAGGATTATCTGGTAAGCCTGTTTTTGCCGTGTTTTCTTATAAATGGGCGGGACTTGATCCTTTAAATGGTAACCCAAGAGGGTATGTAAATGGTGAAGTAAGTAGTAATTACAACTTGCTGACCGGAACTACTGTAAAATTGGATGATTTGATTTATCATGGCTCTGCTTTACCAACTTTTTATGGTTCTTTAGGTAATACTTTCTCTTATAAAGGACTTAGTTTAACTGTTAGGTTTACTTATAAACTTGGTTATTATTTCAGAAAGTCTTCTGTGAATTATGGGAGTTTATTTGAGCAAAATAATGGTCATTCAGATTATGCCCTTAGATGGCAACAGCCTGGTGATGAGTCGAAAACCAATGTTCCTGCTATTGTTTATCCAAATAATAGTTTCAGGGATGTTTTTTATGCTGGTTCACAGGTTTTAGTAGATAGAGGTGATCATATTAGGTTACAATATGTGAATTTTTCTTATGAGCTTGACCGGGAGAAAGTGAAATTTCTTCCTTTTAAGAGTCTGTCAATTTATATCAATGCGGCTAATCTTGGTCTGATCTGGACGGCTAATAAAGATCATATTGATCCTGATTATCAGGGTAGGAATGTACTTAAACCTTCAAAAACTTTTTCATTGGGAATCAGGGCCAACTTAAATTAAATAGATAATGTATAGATTATATAAAAATATAATGGCTCTTCTATTGATTAGCTGTTTGATCTGCCTTTTAGGGTGTGAAAAATTTCTGGATGAAAAAACGAATAAAAAACTGGCAATCCCTACCACTTTAGCTGACTTCCAGGCACTGTTGGATAACCCGTCAAGGATAAATTATTCTTCTCCGGTAAGTGGAGAAATAAGTTCGGATGATTATTACCTGACTGATACAAAATGGAATGGTTTGGCCTCTGTGCAAAATCGAAGAATGTATGTTTGGGAGAAGGATAATCTATTTGCCAGCAGCTTTAATGACTGGTCAAGTGTTTATAGTGCGATTTATATCGACAATACTGTTTTGCAAGGCATAGATGGGGTACCCAGATCCGGAACAAATGCTGTGGAGTGGGATAATGTGAAGGGCCAGGCGCTATATGGCCGTGGAAATAGTTATTTGGAAGGTATAATAATTTGGGGAATTGCTTATGATGAGGCAACAGCAGGATCGGATCTAGGACTTCCTTTACGGTTAAACACGGTTTTTAGTGAAAAAACTAAAAGAGCTAGTGTACGACAAACTTATGAACTGGTTATTCAGGATCTGAAAGCTTCTATAGCTTTACTACCTGTAACACCTTTATCTAAATTCAGACCTTCAAAGCCTGCGGCTTATGGATTATTGTCAAGGGCTTATTTATCAATGCGTGATTATGAGAACGCGTATAAATATGCTGATTCCTGTTTGTATTTAAGAAAAGATATACTGGATTTTAATACACTTTCATTTACTGTAAATTTTCCTTTCAATGTAGATAATAACACAGAGGCTATATACTATAAGTCAATGAGTACACCACCTATTATATCCGGTGTATCGCCCATGGTAGTACCAAAGAGTTATGACAGTTTTGATTTAGCCGATTTAAGAAAACAAGTGTTTTTTAAAAAGAATCCGGATAATAGTTATCGCTTTAAAGGAAGCTATGGCGGAAGTTATGGGCCTTTTAGTGGTGTTGCTACTAATGAAATGTTCTTAATTAAGGCTGAATGTTTGGCCAGAAAGGATCAGATTAATGAGAGTATGGTGGTATTGAATGGGCTATTAGTTAAGCGCTGGGATAAAAATAAGGTTTTTGTTCCTTATAGTGCTGGAAGTTCTGCTGAGGCACTGGATATTGTTTTGAAAGAGCGGAGAAAGGAGTTAATGATGAGAGGACTGAGGTGGATGGATATAAAAAGGCTGAATAAAGAAGGGGCAAATATTATCCTCACCCGGACTTTGAATAATAAGGTTTATGAGTTGTTACCAAATGATTTGAGATATGCCTTGCCAATTCCGGAAGACATAATTAGTTTATCAGGTATGGAGCAGAATAAGAGATAGATTTTCAAAGTCCATAGATTGCTTTTAGGAAAGGCTTTCTATGGACTTAAATTATTGATTATTTATTTTGTCTTCTGGACAATGAACTATTAATAATTTGGTCATCGGTATGATTAGTTAAATAATTTTCCAGAGTTTGGCCAGCTGGAACTTTAATTTTACAAGGGGTATTTTCTTGACCATTGCAGACGAACTTCTTCGAATTCAAGGTAGGGCCCCAGGCCCCAGCGACTCCCATTTCACTATTATCTTGTCCATTAAAATAGTAAAAAGTGTCAAACCGATTCGGATTTGCACTTTTAAAAGCGCTCTGTGTAAATATTAATCCACCTGCTATCACTACTACTGTTAATCCGAATGTATTTACATTCTTAAAGAATTTATTCATCATATAAATATTACGACAGCGCATTTATTTATAGTGTCCTGTCTTTATCACCGTTCAGAAACCTGGAAGCTCCATTCCTTCGGGCTAAATATTAATTCATCGTATGACAGCTGAGCTTGTTCGCTGTTCCTGATATTTCTTCAATTTTTGGCGGCTCTCCTTTCTTTTTGCAATTAAACATTCGGTTAATTAAGAATATGGCTATTGATGATCGGTGTTCTTTTCAGTAGAATTCCTGTTAAAGCCAGTAAAAGGAAAAAGATATTAAAAATCAGATGTACGCTGTAACTCATGTATTTGAGGATGCCTCCACAACTGCATGGGATTCTGCCGAATACTCCTGTCATCGTAATCGCGATATAAATAGTAAATAAGGCGAGCAAAATAAAGGAAGCGTAAAATCCTGTTAACCTTAATGGTTTATAAAGTAACAGTGCTACAATAAGTAGCTCCAAAACAGGGATCGCCCATACCAGAATCAATGCAACAGATTCAGGGAATACCTGGTTTAGCATTTCTGATTTGCTCCGGGTAAAGTCGGTCAACTTACTCAAAGCCGCATAACAGAATAACAGGGCAATTGCAGTCGCAATTCCTTGCAATATGATTTCTTTTCTCATCCTGACTGATCTCCTTTTGGAATATAGATTAAATGTCGGGAGGATTGAATCGTATTATGATTGCTTTTTATTGAATTCGCATACACCAAATATTACATTCGTAATTGTCATTTGGTGAGTTGAAAATTGTCAATTGTCTTTTCTAAACCTTGATAAAGAATTAGGACTAATCCCTAAAAAGTACGCAATATCTTTCATTTTGGCATTGTTAAACAGTGAGGGATGGGCTTTGAACAATTGGAGATACTTCTGCTTACCGCTCAGATGTAGTCTGTTGGCCTGGTATTCTTGTCTCACAGCATCATAGTGATCTCTGATTCTTCTAAAAAGGAAGTCCGTTTCTTTTTCCAATCGTAAATAATCTTCCACATTCACATACACTAAATGACTGTCTTCTAAAAGCTCAATAGAACTTGGTGCAGCGGCCTCGCTAAAAAAACCTGGAATGGTATAAAGTAAATCTCCACTAAAGGAGAACCATAGGGTTTGTTCCTGAACCTCAGCATTTTTATCTTCTTTAAATTCCCTTGCCGAGCCATCAAAGATGAACCATAATTTCTTTTGAATCTCTCTCTGGTAAAGAATCCGGGTTCCTTTTTTGCAAAAATCTTCAAATACCATATCCATCAGCATCACTTTGGCCACAGCAGAAACCGTCATTAATTTTTCTAACAATGGAATTAGCTGCTGAAATATGTGGGGACTTACGGCCATTATCTTTCTTTAGTACATACAATAGGACTAATCGTGAAGTTTAAGATCCAGCCACAGTAACAGGAGAGGGAGATGAGCGCTTCAGGTAGTTATTTACTAATATAACTATTTATTGTTAAATTTAATATTTGTGTTAATAAGTTTATTTTTTTAATTTTATATTGAATATAGATTTTATTTAAATTAGTTTCATTCTTTCGTTGTCAATCTGAGTTTCAATGCTGTACTCATAATCCTTTATTTTTTTAAATTATACTCATCCGGCTCGCATTTATTGGCGGATTAAACCAATATTCATTAAGAATCTTCTGAAAAAACAACATCTTTTTTAACGCTGACCAGGTTCCCGGATCAAGGTTAATCTCTTCCAGTTTATATTTCTTTTTCCCGTCAAGTCCTTTTAATCTGATCGGTTCTTTACTAAGCTTAACCTGCTTTAATTTGCTAACAATTTTGCTGCTTCAAATTTATTATAAAGGTACAAAGCCTTGTAGAATAGCGGTCAGATTTCGCGGAAAGTTAAAAGCATTGATTGTATATCTAATTATTGTATATATTTACGTAAACATTTACGTAAATATATACAATGATAGCAAACATTATTAATGAATCAGGCTCTTTTGCCATTGGTACCAGACTGCGCAGATTGTATGAATCACTGACCAATGATATGACCCTGATATATCAGGAGCAAGGCTTACCGCTGGAAACAAAAGATTTTATTCTTTATTATTTAGTGAGTAAACGCAGCAGTATTAGTATCTCAGAGATTGCAAAAGAACTGAACCTTACTCATCCTGCGGTGATTCATATTGCAAAGAGTTTAGAAAAAACAGGGTACATCGAATCTGAAAAATCTGTTAATGACAGCAGGAAACGTCTCTTGAAACTAACAAGAAAAGGACAGAAAGACTTGGCCAGGTACAGGGTACTCTGGGAAGATATTATGGGGCTAAACCAGCAGATATTTGAGCAGGAAGTACAGCTTTTACAGAGTATTCAAAAGCTGGAAGAAATGCTGAAAGAACGTACTTACTATCAAAGATATCATGGTTTACAAGCTTCAAAAAAACTGGTTAAATATTAAAATCTAATCTATGATGCACAAAGACTGGTCTCTATTGGACAACCCCATATGGAATGCGCTGAATACAGCTCATGAGGATTTTTCATCTGGTAATCGGGTAATTAAAAGATATAATGAGGACACTATTCCTTTTATGGGAATGGCCAGTCCGGATGGTGAATTGTTAAGACAAATCGCACCATATTTTAAAGCGAATGAAGAAGTCTTTTTAAAAGATGAACTGGACTTCATCCCGCAAGGGTGGGAGTTGCTGAACAAATTAAACTGTTTACAGATGATCTATGTACCTGCGTTGAGTACAGAGGTTCATAGCAATGGAATAGTTAAACTTTCCGGATTAGATACCGGCGAGTTATCAAAACTGATCAATTTAGTACAGCCTGGTTTTTTTAAAGAAAAAACTTCTTCGCTGGGAGATTACTACGGAATTAAGAAAGATGGTAAACTAGTTGCTGCGGCCGGAGAAAGATTTAATTTAAACGGTTTTACTGAATTAAGCGCAGTCTGCACGCATCCTGATTATACTGGTAATGGATATGCGCAACGGTTATTGCATGTATTATGCAACAAAAACTTAACACAGGGAAGTACTCCCTTTTTGCATGTTGTGGACACGAATATAAGGGCCATTCAGCTCTATGAGCATCTGAACTTTGAAACCAGGATAAATTTTCCGCTGATCAAATTGAAATATCTGGGTATATAATTAACAGAAGCAGGGCTATTAAACAGGTCATATAATGGGAATCATCCTTATACCTTGAATGCTAACGGATTGTTGCTGTTAAACTTTAATACACCAGATACGATTAATATCAAATAAGGACAGGCTTAGTCCCCATAAGTCTGTCATCCTTTTATGGTCGTAGTTGAGAGGGGGTTGAAAGGGCCATTGGCCCTTTCAACCCCCTCTCAACTACGACCACTAATACTAGCTGAAGAGTTCTTCTTAAGCTACAGGTCATACTCTTGCAATTCATTGAGGTGGTAACATTAATATTTTTAAATTTCTTTTAAATTAAAATTAATAAATATTATTTGTTTAATTCAAAATAAACAACAGCTATTTTTTCCTGTAAATAGGTGATTAAACGCTGATTTATGAATAAATTTTAATTATTTGTAATTATTATTTGTTTTTGTGATTTTTCGTGCTGAAATTGTAATTATCGATTAGCTATTATAAATATAAATAATGTAAAAATATCCGCTTATTATGGCTTTTGAATGCTTTTGTTATTCATTTAGTGCATAAATATAAATAGATGTCATATTGTTTGTCTTAGAGTAAAATTAACTAAAAATTAACCTATCAATGAAAAATACTGAAGTATACCTTAAGCCCAATTTAGTCATGGAGCCATTAGTCGATAAATGGTATGCATGGAGTCATCTCATATCTCCGGCTACAGCTGCGATGAACATTGTCGGGCGGCACATGACTATCATGGAATCCTATTTAATGGCACCGGAGCTTCATGCAGAAGCTGTTCTGAATCCAAAATTAAGAGGAGGTCCCTTTATGGATATACCTATAGAAAGGGTCGGTGAAGTCAAAGCTATTTATGAGGATACCCTGTTAAAGCAACAGCCCGTACTGGAATTTTCAAAAGCTGTCAATAAATTAGATAAATTGCTGAAAACTGATGCAAAAGGTTTCGCAATGGAAGAGCTGTATGCATGTGTACCAGAAGAACTTAAAGGTTATGTCGAACTCTATTATGACCGGAATAATAATGGAGGATTCAGGTTTTTTGAGCCCCTTTTATATGAGAGTTCCTATTACAATAAGAATGCTCAAAGTCTGGCCCTGTGGATTACTGACAATGACCACAGACCATTCTGTCTGAGTACGCCTAAGCTGAATGATGAAAATACGCTGCATTTGGAGATCCCTTTTGATCATCCTGGAATTGATGAGCTGGCCAGAATGAAAAGAGTCCCTCAGACCATTGATTATATCAAAGAGAAAATGGGTATTACGGACGATCAGTCAGCCCTTTTTGAAACATTTTTCACGACTGAAGTTCCACCCGTTTATGAAAAATATGCTGGTGATAAAATCCGTATGCGGTATTTTGGCCATGCCTGTATTTTGGTTGAAACAAAAGATATCAGCATATTGGTTGACCCGCTGATCAGTTATTATGGCTATGCTTCAGAAGTAGATCATTTTTCGGATGTGGATCTGCCTGATACTATTGATTAC from Pedobacter sp. WC2423 carries:
- a CDS encoding RagB/SusD family nutrient uptake outer membrane protein; protein product: MYRLYKNIMALLLISCLICLLGCEKFLDEKTNKKLAIPTTLADFQALLDNPSRINYSSPVSGEISSDDYYLTDTKWNGLASVQNRRMYVWEKDNLFASSFNDWSSVYSAIYIDNTVLQGIDGVPRSGTNAVEWDNVKGQALYGRGNSYLEGIIIWGIAYDEATAGSDLGLPLRLNTVFSEKTKRASVRQTYELVIQDLKASIALLPVTPLSKFRPSKPAAYGLLSRAYLSMRDYENAYKYADSCLYLRKDILDFNTLSFTVNFPFNVDNNTEAIYYKSMSTPPIISGVSPMVVPKSYDSFDLADLRKQVFFKKNPDNSYRFKGSYGGSYGPFSGVATNEMFLIKAECLARKDQINESMVVLNGLLVKRWDKNKVFVPYSAGSSAEALDIVLKERRKELMMRGLRWMDIKRLNKEGANIILTRTLNNKVYELLPNDLRYALPIPEDIISLSGMEQNKR
- a CDS encoding Crp/Fnr family transcriptional regulator, encoding MTVSAVAKVMLMDMVFEDFCKKGTRILYQREIQKKLWFIFDGSAREFKEDKNAEVQEQTLWFSFSGDLLYTIPGFFSEAAAPSSIELLEDSHLVYVNVEDYLRLEKETDFLFRRIRDHYDAVRQEYQANRLHLSGKQKYLQLFKAHPSLFNNAKMKDIAYFLGISPNSLSRFRKDN
- a CDS encoding SusC/RagA family TonB-linked outer membrane protein, translated to MKYLIITLALLIFALNGNAQHKITGRVVSDKDKKPLAGVTIKIAEKNITIHTSSDGSFHLILKSVTDTLEFSHLGYRKKRVVVSAGNEEVFLIKLEVQEQILQEINIVSSGYQKLPKERSTGSFNYIGQKTFNQQVGATVLSRLEAVANGIFADRSTLGGAGSLIVRGLSTIKGPKAALIVLDNFPYEGNLDNLNPNDIENITVLKDAAATSIWGARAGNGVIVITTKTGRFNQPLTIDFNVNSTIISKPDLSYLKQISSADFIGIEEFLYSKGKYTDDISSIYRPGLTPVVELLIRKDRGELSEEAYNLKKTALSSIDIRDQYAQHIYKQGLNQQYALNIKGGSANNAWSISTGYDHNSSVLDVKYNRFSMRFQNIFKPVKNLEISTSAFYTQSKSSSGRPAYGEIRSGSDLFPYARFADEQGNPLAIMKSNRVGYLDTAGNGRLMDWKYYPLDDYKHVVNTVSISDILINAGANYKLIKGLYADVKYQYERQQTGGNNLSDLNSYFARDLVNTYTQFAEENKIIYNVPKGGILDQSNVVLQAHNLRGQLNYSGQWGKHQVSAIAGGELRNSRTISDQNRTYGYDQLLNYVNVDYLTPFPEFIGGNLSYITDNRNLEENVNRFVSVYANASYTYNGKYTFSMSGRSDASNLFGVKTNARWNPLWSAGSSWELSREKFYQFGSIPYLRFRTTYGISGNVDPAMSAVTTISYNGNSDYTPSPYAGFSNFSNPDLTWERSAMLNLGLDFTLKGSRVSGSVEYFNKRGTNLFGDAQLDYTGGVGPSILKNAASTRGYGFDVELNSINLKVGNFSWISNWNANFYKEEVIAYYLPKQPVSAYVNASPRISGLSGKPVFAVFSYKWAGLDPLNGNPRGYVNGEVSSNYNLLTGTTVKLDDLIYHGSALPTFYGSLGNTFSYKGLSLTVRFTYKLGYYFRKSSVNYGSLFEQNNGHSDYALRWQQPGDESKTNVPAIVYPNNSFRDVFYAGSQVLVDRGDHIRLQYVNFSYELDREKVKFLPFKSLSIYINAANLGLIWTANKDHIDPDYQGRNVLKPSKTFSLGIRANLN
- a CDS encoding MauE/DoxX family redox-associated membrane protein; protein product: MRKEIILQGIATAIALLFCYAALSKLTDFTRSKSEMLNQVFPESVALILVWAIPVLELLIVALLLYKPLRLTGFYASFILLALFTIYIAITMTGVFGRIPCSCGGILKYMSYSVHLIFNIFFLLLALTGILLKRTPIINSHILN
- a CDS encoding MBL fold metallo-hydrolase, with protein sequence MKNTEVYLKPNLVMEPLVDKWYAWSHLISPATAAMNIVGRHMTIMESYLMAPELHAEAVLNPKLRGGPFMDIPIERVGEVKAIYEDTLLKQQPVLEFSKAVNKLDKLLKTDAKGFAMEELYACVPEELKGYVELYYDRNNNGGFRFFEPLLYESSYYNKNAQSLALWITDNDHRPFCLSTPKLNDENTLHLEIPFDHPGIDELARMKRVPQTIDYIKEKMGITDDQSALFETFFTTEVPPVYEKYAGDKIRMRYFGHACILVETKDISILVDPLISYYGYASEVDHFSDVDLPDTIDYVLITHNHQDHILFETLLPLRHKIKNIIVPNTCSGKLQDPDLKLMFNHIGFDNVISINEMESVKFADAIITGVPFTGEHSDLNILTKSCYFVQIGDFKLAFFADSRIMEPELYAHIQRKTGNVDVVFLGMECDGAPLSWLYGQLLPQKLPRDQDNSRRLSGSDCKKGMSLVDIFNPKEVYVYAMGQEPWVEFISSIKYTDESNPIVQSNRLIEECRAKGIVAERLFGEREILYNK
- a CDS encoding GNAT family N-acetyltransferase codes for the protein MMHKDWSLLDNPIWNALNTAHEDFSSGNRVIKRYNEDTIPFMGMASPDGELLRQIAPYFKANEEVFLKDELDFIPQGWELLNKLNCLQMIYVPALSTEVHSNGIVKLSGLDTGELSKLINLVQPGFFKEKTSSLGDYYGIKKDGKLVAAAGERFNLNGFTELSAVCTHPDYTGNGYAQRLLHVLCNKNLTQGSTPFLHVVDTNIRAIQLYEHLNFETRINFPLIKLKYLGI
- a CDS encoding MarR family winged helix-turn-helix transcriptional regulator, translated to MIANIINESGSFAIGTRLRRLYESLTNDMTLIYQEQGLPLETKDFILYYLVSKRSSISISEIAKELNLTHPAVIHIAKSLEKTGYIESEKSVNDSRKRLLKLTRKGQKDLARYRVLWEDIMGLNQQIFEQEVQLLQSIQKLEEMLKERTYYQRYHGLQASKKLVKY